CTACAAAATCTTATATGACAAAAAATCCAAAGGTAATTGAAGGTTTTACAAAGGCTATTTATAAAGGTCAAGAGTGGTTCTTTGCTCATAGCACAGAAGAAGTAGCTGACGGTATAATTAAATATTTTCCAGGAACTGATAAAGCTACTATTATGACTGTCATTGATAATTACAAGAAGATAGATGCTATAGCACATACACCACAAATCAAAGAAGAAAATTTAAATAGACTTATGGATATAATATCGGATTATGATAAGAGTTTACTTCCTGCCAGACCAGAATTCTCCAAGATAGTTGATAACTCTTATGCTGAAAAAGCAGTTAAATAGAAATCACATAAAGACTAAAAGGTGGTGATTTTATATGAATTTGCTAAGAGTTACAGATATATCTATGAATTATCATTCTCTTAAAGGAGAAACTCAAGCCCTTAAGAATATTAATTTTGAAGTAAATAATGGAGAATTTATTTCTATACTAGGACCATCAGGATGTGGAAAATCGACTTTGCTCAATATAATGAGTGGTTTATTAGAGCCTTCTCAAGGGGATGTTTTATATAAAGGAGAGTCTATAAAGAAGAACTTAGATAAAATAGGGTATATGTTTCAAAAGGATCATCTTTTTGAATGGAATACAGTTTGGGAAAATGTAATTCTTGGGTTAAAAATAAAGAAACAGTTAACAAATGAAGCTAAGAATAGAGTAAATGAATTACTAGATGCCTATGGTTTAGTAAGATTTAAAAATCACTATCCAAGTGAGTTATCTGGAGGAATGCGTCAAAGGGTTGCACTCATAAGAACTTTAGCTTTGAATCCTGAAATATTATTTTTAGATGAACCATTTTCAGCTTTGGATTATCAATCTAGACTTTTGGTATGTGATGATGTATATAAGATAATAAAATCTGAAAAAAAGACAGCGATTATGGTAACCCATGACATAGCTGAAGCTATATCCTTATCAGAAAAGGTAATAGTATTATCCCAAAGACCATCAAAAGTAAAAGTTGAAGTTCCAATTTATTTTAACAATGCTGATTTAACTCCATTTCAAAAGAGGAGAGAGCCAAAATTTACAGATTATTTTAATAGGCTATGGAAGGAGTTGAATCATACAAGTGTTTAAGAAGAATAATATAAACAAGATTTCTAAGGAACATGAAGTCTATTTGGAAAAAGTGCGAAAAACCAAGAAAGAAATAACTTTTATCAGAGTTATGATTTTATTTGTTTTTATTGCTTTATGGCAAATAGCAGCTGACTTTAAATGGATTGATCCTTTTTTGACTTCCAGTCCAAGTAGAGTAGTCAATTCTTTTATTGGATTATATAAGGATGGAAGTTTATTTAAGCATATAGGTGTTACCTGCTATGAAACTATTTTAGGTTTTTCTTTGGGAACAATTTTAGGAGTGCTTGCAGCCATAGTATTATGGTGGTCTCCTAAGTTGTCAAAAATATTAGATCCTTATTTAGTTGTTTTAAATGCACTTCCTAAAGTTGCTCTAGCTCCAATTATTATTTTCTGGATTGGAAATGGTATGCCAGCTATAATAGTTATTGCACTTTTGATATCTGTAATAACAACAATTATAAGTGTATTGACAGGCTTTAGTGAAATTGATAAAGAAAAAATTATGCTCATGAATACATTTAGAGCTTCTAAGATACAAATATTACGGTATTTGATATTTCCATATTCCATTCCGATTTTTATAGCAGCTTTAAAAATAAATGTCGGCTTATCTTGGGTTGGTGTAATAATGGGAGAATTTTTAGTTGCTAGAAATGGTTTGGGCTTTTTGATAGTATATGGAGGACAAGTTGCCCAGTTAGATATGGTTATGATGAGTATAGTTATTCTTTCTGTAATTGCTTTTATCATGTATGAGGTTGTTGCAATAATAGAAAATAAACTTGCTAAAGATAGAAGCTAGATGTATTTGCAATAGAATTCTATATCTATAAATTGACAACTAAACCTCAAAAAATATATAGATAAAATTCTATATTAACTAGACTTATAAGTAATTTATTTTACACAAGTCTAGTTTTTTCTTTTTGAAGGCTTTATTTTTTAAGGAAAAATGGGTAATATATGTATTGGAATAATAAAAATACTTATAATATAAGTAGATTTTGTAGTTAAGATAAAATTTTCGTAAAACAAAGGAGGAAAATATGAAAAAACTAAAGGAATATGGAATTATAACAATAGGTGTAGCACTTGTAGTAGTAGCATTTGAGTTCTTTTTCTTTCCTAATAAAATAGCCTCTGGTGGAGTGTCTGGACTAGCACTAGTAATAAATAATATTTTAGGATTTGATACAGGACTTGTTATGATA
The window above is part of the Clostridium saccharoperbutylacetonicum N1-4(HMT) genome. Proteins encoded here:
- a CDS encoding ABC transporter ATP-binding protein codes for the protein MNLLRVTDISMNYHSLKGETQALKNINFEVNNGEFISILGPSGCGKSTLLNIMSGLLEPSQGDVLYKGESIKKNLDKIGYMFQKDHLFEWNTVWENVILGLKIKKQLTNEAKNRVNELLDAYGLVRFKNHYPSELSGGMRQRVALIRTLALNPEILFLDEPFSALDYQSRLLVCDDVYKIIKSEKKTAIMVTHDIAEAISLSEKVIVLSQRPSKVKVEVPIYFNNADLTPFQKRREPKFTDYFNRLWKELNHTSV
- a CDS encoding ABC transporter permease, producing MSKEHEVYLEKVRKTKKEITFIRVMILFVFIALWQIAADFKWIDPFLTSSPSRVVNSFIGLYKDGSLFKHIGVTCYETILGFSLGTILGVLAAIVLWWSPKLSKILDPYLVVLNALPKVALAPIIIFWIGNGMPAIIVIALLISVITTIISVLTGFSEIDKEKIMLMNTFRASKIQILRYLIFPYSIPIFIAALKINVGLSWVGVIMGEFLVARNGLGFLIVYGGQVAQLDMVMMSIVILSVIAFIMYEVVAIIENKLAKDRS